The Echinicola rosea genome has a segment encoding these proteins:
- a CDS encoding helix-turn-helix transcriptional regulator, which yields MNRIDRLTAILTHLQSKRLVKAQQLADRFEISLRTVYRDVRALEEAGVPIIGEAGTGYSLLEGYRLPPVMFTQEEAMSFVMAEKMVEKLTDKESAVHFKEAMYKIRSVLKSAQKDIYELAASHIAIRKRPNSLLDHHRPKTIPTILSGVVNKNVLRMEYRAPGSEEASTRDIEPVGIYYFFDHWYMIAFCRLRAAYRTFRIDRVLGLKECDEHFEDKHPTLHVYLKELESKKELTKIVVHVDNGVVPYLSGDKYDYGLVYQVDKGNKTEMIFMLPYEDDFIRWFFMFAEYADIISPDHLKVKVNDKLQQKWERLKKNSALLT from the coding sequence ATGAACAGAATTGACCGTTTGACCGCTATATTGACACATCTACAGTCCAAAAGGCTGGTTAAGGCACAGCAACTGGCTGATCGGTTTGAAATAAGCCTTCGGACAGTGTATCGGGATGTACGAGCGCTTGAAGAAGCAGGTGTTCCGATCATTGGAGAGGCAGGAACGGGCTATTCCCTTCTGGAAGGTTACCGATTGCCCCCGGTGATGTTTACCCAAGAGGAGGCCATGTCCTTTGTAATGGCAGAAAAGATGGTGGAAAAACTCACCGATAAGGAAAGTGCAGTGCATTTTAAAGAGGCCATGTACAAGATAAGGTCGGTTCTAAAAAGTGCACAAAAGGATATTTATGAATTGGCAGCGTCCCATATCGCTATTCGAAAACGGCCCAACAGCCTGTTGGATCATCATCGTCCAAAAACGATTCCGACTATCCTCTCGGGTGTAGTAAATAAGAACGTGTTGCGTATGGAATACCGCGCGCCCGGAAGCGAAGAAGCCTCTACAAGGGACATCGAGCCAGTAGGCATTTATTATTTCTTTGACCATTGGTATATGATAGCTTTTTGCAGGCTCCGCGCGGCCTATAGGACTTTTCGCATCGATCGGGTTCTTGGATTGAAGGAATGTGATGAACATTTTGAGGACAAGCATCCCACCTTACACGTGTACCTTAAGGAATTGGAAAGCAAAAAGGAGTTGACCAAAATTGTGGTGCATGTGGATAATGGTGTTGTTCCATATCTAAGCGGAGATAAATATGACTATGGACTAGTGTACCAGGTAGATAAGGGCAATAAAACTGAAATGATCTTTATGCTTCCCTATGAAGATGATTTTATCCGGTGGTTTTTTATGTTTGCTGAGTATGCAGATATCATTTCACCAGACCACCTTAAGGTAAAAGTCAACGATAAACTCCAACAAAAGTGGGAGAGGCTTAAAAAAAACTCCGCACTGCTGACATAG
- a CDS encoding heme/hemin ABC transporter substrate-binding protein, which produces MKKNIILLFAIILVVSCGTKHNQEQEEKSQAETTPAIITAGGTITEIVHALGHGDAIVATDRTSTYPAKMQELPSIGYRNQIQAEGILSLKPDWILVEENYLNNDVLTQLKNSGKKVFVLEKPQSEETAVALITKIGEIFEEKEKADVLIEQLNKDLEALSVFKEQNKEQPKVAFIMSRGPEMVFLAGKDTFAEAMIALSGAQPVAVEFEGLKPLTPEALPALNPDYILLFESGFQASGGKEGLRSIQGITATTAWKKDQLIAMDGHYLSSFGPRMGQAAIDLFQKTHP; this is translated from the coding sequence ATGAAAAAGAATATAATCCTCCTTTTCGCCATCATTTTGGTAGTGTCATGTGGCACTAAGCACAACCAAGAGCAAGAAGAGAAGTCCCAAGCAGAAACTACTCCTGCTATCATCACAGCGGGAGGAACCATTACCGAAATAGTACATGCGTTAGGCCATGGGGATGCCATAGTGGCAACAGACCGGACCAGTACATATCCTGCGAAAATGCAGGAATTGCCATCCATTGGTTATAGAAATCAAATCCAGGCAGAGGGTATTCTATCCTTGAAACCAGATTGGATATTAGTGGAAGAAAATTACCTCAACAACGACGTGTTGACACAGCTCAAAAATAGCGGTAAGAAGGTATTTGTACTCGAAAAGCCTCAATCAGAAGAAACCGCTGTGGCACTTATAACCAAAATAGGAGAGATTTTCGAAGAAAAAGAAAAGGCGGATGTGCTAATCGAACAGCTCAATAAAGATTTGGAAGCCCTGAGTGTATTTAAGGAGCAGAATAAAGAACAACCAAAAGTAGCCTTTATCATGTCCAGAGGGCCAGAAATGGTCTTTTTGGCAGGAAAGGACACTTTTGCAGAGGCGATGATAGCCTTGTCGGGCGCACAGCCAGTGGCTGTAGAATTCGAGGGGTTAAAACCCCTTACACCCGAGGCCTTGCCAGCGCTTAATCCTGACTATATCCTTTTATTCGAATCCGGATTTCAAGCATCAGGAGGCAAGGAAGGTCTCCGGTCGATCCAAGGGATTACGGCGACTACTGCGTGGAAAAAGGATCAGCTCATTGCGATGGATGGCCATTACCTGTCTAGTTTCGGTCCCCGTATGGGACAGGCCGCCATCGACCTATTCCAAAAGACCCATCCCTGA
- a CDS encoding FecCD family ABC transporter permease: MQLSISYKTASAHRPMIISSTGTLLVVCVLLSLVTGAYAISVPEVLRIFAAKIGLPVQDVAVEKTAVLWAIRFPRVLLGVMVGGSLAVAGACLQGLFRNPLVEPAIIGVSSGSALFAVIVIVFSSSIGWQLRSLFGAFALPLAAFFGGLLNTFLAYRLASKAGKTDISILILAGVAINALSAALIGLVIYYGDDNAIRNFTFWSLGSLGGASWDKLYIVGSFIIIATIVMMSFPRSLNALAVGESEAFHMGIHVQKVKYLVLFFSALAVGAGVSVTGAIGFVGLVVPHLVRMVIGSDHRTLLPVAFLLGAILMLVADIISRWVVAPAELSIGIITALIGAPFFISILMNFKRQRIL; encoded by the coding sequence ATGCAATTATCGATCAGCTATAAAACGGCAAGTGCTCATCGTCCAATGATAATATCCAGTACGGGGACATTATTGGTGGTATGTGTGCTGCTTTCCTTGGTGACCGGTGCCTATGCGATATCGGTCCCAGAAGTATTACGCATCTTTGCAGCCAAAATCGGCCTGCCGGTGCAGGATGTCGCTGTAGAAAAAACGGCCGTTTTATGGGCCATTAGATTTCCGCGCGTATTACTGGGCGTGATGGTGGGAGGGAGCTTGGCCGTGGCTGGGGCATGTCTTCAGGGTTTGTTCAGAAATCCATTGGTAGAGCCCGCCATTATCGGCGTCAGCTCCGGGAGTGCCTTATTTGCCGTTATTGTTATTGTGTTTTCTAGTTCCATCGGTTGGCAATTACGATCACTTTTTGGTGCATTTGCATTGCCTTTGGCGGCGTTTTTTGGTGGCCTGTTAAATACCTTTTTGGCTTACAGGCTTGCCAGCAAAGCCGGCAAAACCGATATCTCCATCCTGATCCTTGCCGGGGTAGCGATCAATGCGCTATCCGCGGCACTGATCGGGTTAGTGATCTATTATGGAGATGATAATGCCATACGGAATTTTACCTTCTGGAGCCTTGGTAGTTTGGGAGGTGCCAGCTGGGACAAGCTGTATATCGTAGGGAGCTTTATCATCATTGCTACCATCGTTATGATGTCTTTTCCCCGATCCCTGAATGCATTGGCAGTGGGTGAATCAGAAGCCTTTCATATGGGAATCCATGTGCAAAAAGTAAAATACTTAGTGCTCTTTTTTAGTGCATTGGCAGTAGGTGCCGGAGTTTCAGTGACTGGAGCCATTGGTTTTGTGGGATTGGTAGTGCCACATTTGGTAAGAATGGTGATAGGTTCGGATCATCGCACGCTTTTGCCCGTGGCCTTTCTCCTTGGCGCCATATTGATGTTGGTTGCGGATATTATTTCCCGTTGGGTCGTCGCACCAGCTGAGCTGTCCATAGGAATTATCACTGCACTGATTGGAGCCCCGTTCTTTATATCGATACTCATGAATTTTAAACGTCAACGAATCCTATGA
- a CDS encoding heme ABC transporter ATP-binding protein → MRIRATNIHFCIRKKPILDQVSIDLLPGEVVSVLGPNGAGKSTLLKILSGEKSCEKGMVSINEVPLTSIKPQQLAKYRAVMPQHSTVNFPYSVEEIVALGMLSHDPHAPSGTLMEEVMELTGIAHLRERMIDGLSGGEKQRVQLGRVLLQIWEDKPYARYLFLDEPTSSMDIAQQHQVLRLVRHLRKKNIGVFAILHDLNLAVQYSDKVMLMKNGSVKAFGAVRTIMTAENLSMVYGHPITVMTHPLDDGQIIITSERTEYATLASIQTA, encoded by the coding sequence ATGAGAATCCGCGCCACAAATATCCATTTCTGTATCAGGAAAAAACCAATCTTGGACCAGGTAAGCATTGATCTTTTACCGGGGGAAGTGGTGAGCGTTTTGGGGCCGAATGGAGCAGGAAAGTCCACTTTGCTAAAAATACTGAGTGGCGAAAAAAGCTGTGAAAAAGGTATGGTTTCCATTAACGAGGTACCGCTGACATCCATCAAACCGCAGCAATTGGCAAAATACAGGGCCGTGATGCCACAGCACTCTACTGTTAATTTTCCTTATTCGGTAGAAGAAATCGTGGCATTGGGAATGTTGTCCCATGATCCCCATGCACCTTCCGGGACATTAATGGAAGAAGTGATGGAGCTTACAGGGATCGCGCACTTGAGGGAGCGGATGATAGATGGCCTATCTGGAGGAGAAAAACAACGGGTACAGCTAGGCAGGGTATTGTTGCAGATTTGGGAAGATAAGCCTTATGCGAGGTATCTATTTCTGGATGAGCCTACCTCCAGCATGGACATTGCCCAGCAGCACCAAGTGTTACGACTGGTAAGGCATTTAAGAAAGAAAAATATAGGTGTTTTCGCCATTTTACATGATTTAAACCTGGCAGTACAATATTCCGATAAGGTCATGCTGATGAAAAACGGTTCGGTAAAAGCTTTTGGTGCTGTCAGGACCATTATGACGGCCGAAAACTTGTCGATGGTATATGGCCATCCGATTACCGTGATGACTCATCCCTTGGACGATGGACAGATCATCATTACCTCAGAACGTACTGAATACGCAACATTAGCATCAATCCAAACAGCATAA
- a CDS encoding hemin-degrading factor: MTTIINTLPNLKEQYKSLKEEQPKTRIREAAKLLGVSEAELLATSIGEGVVRLEGNWADFILHCRDLGRVMALTRSEGCVLEHKGTFQKISIHGSAPNQVATVIGPIEQRIFFSNWKFGFAAEIQGARGMMKSFQFFDQSGDAIMKIYLQKESNEDVFEQLKNEYKAIDQMAGLDIAVIPAPEYNTDIDEAGFRKEWEEMNDTHAFFGMLKRYKLHRQEALRKIGDKWAYRVDRLVIRELLQKAVEQELPIMVFAGNRGNIQIHQGKVKNLRQIDNWFNVMDPDFVMHLNEDTIDEAWVVHKNTDDGLVSSIELFDPSGELVAQYFGLRKPGIPQNVAWKKLVDSLERI; the protein is encoded by the coding sequence ATGACTACGATCATCAATACTCTACCAAACCTAAAGGAACAATATAAATCTCTCAAAGAAGAACAGCCTAAAACAAGGATTCGTGAGGCAGCCAAACTTCTAGGTGTCTCTGAAGCAGAATTATTGGCCACTTCGATCGGCGAGGGTGTCGTGAGGCTGGAGGGAAATTGGGCCGACTTTATTCTTCACTGTCGCGATTTGGGACGGGTGATGGCACTCACGAGATCAGAAGGATGCGTACTTGAGCACAAAGGAACTTTTCAGAAAATAAGTATTCATGGCTCTGCTCCAAATCAAGTGGCCACGGTGATTGGCCCGATTGAGCAGCGTATTTTCTTTAGCAATTGGAAGTTTGGCTTTGCCGCTGAGATCCAAGGGGCCAGAGGTATGATGAAGAGCTTCCAGTTTTTTGACCAGTCAGGAGATGCAATCATGAAAATCTACCTCCAAAAAGAAAGCAATGAGGACGTTTTTGAGCAACTCAAAAATGAATATAAAGCGATCGATCAGATGGCCGGTCTTGACATTGCCGTGATCCCAGCTCCTGAATATAATACCGATATAGATGAAGCTGGCTTCAGGAAGGAATGGGAAGAAATGAACGATACACATGCCTTCTTCGGAATGCTCAAGCGGTACAAGCTCCATCGTCAGGAAGCGCTGCGGAAGATTGGCGATAAATGGGCTTATCGTGTAGATAGATTGGTGATAAGGGAGCTATTGCAAAAAGCCGTTGAACAAGAACTGCCCATTATGGTTTTTGCCGGTAACCGAGGTAATATCCAGATTCACCAAGGAAAAGTAAAAAACCTCCGCCAAATCGATAATTGGTTTAATGTCATGGATCCTGATTTTGTAATGCACTTAAACGAAGATACGATTGATGAAGCTTGGGTGGTGCATAAGAATACCGATGATGGCTTAGTCTCTTCCATCGAGCTATTTGACCCATCAGGCGAATTGGTAGCACAATATTTTGGCCTCCGGAAGCCGGGAATCCCACAAAATGTCGCGTGGAAGAAACTCGTGGATTCTCTAGAAAGAATTTAG
- a CDS encoding TonB-dependent receptor plug domain-containing protein — protein sequence MNKKILHILLLCLISWGSLAAKEPVEIQIQDTKGSPIVHGIVKLDNGKILAVDSRGQVEIDLAAYGASVELEVYAIGFEKQKMTVGELMSNPRIILRESLGELDEYVLSATRTDRSVEDLPMPVTVLTEEKICETGAFRLSDVLAEQTGLQLVADHGTGLQMQGLDSEYILILLDGEPLIGRTAGTFDLDRISVSNIDRIEILRGPSSAIYGSEAMAGVINIITKVQTDGVSANLIAQYGSFNSFDLGAEVGLNTKGWNIYGYYDHYSTDGYDLNTESLGNTKAPHEAETAQVKLGKAIGDKWKVKINGRFYQDEYKDVVGVSSGEETLAADMAGDSRDININPSISFKPNTDWTFTLRNMTTLYDTHSSTVFTETGEVVDEEDFSQRYHRTEVQTDYRLDKEQLLTVGVGHQLETVEATRYDENNKFNSGYLYLQHQWTPSEKWNVVTGARGDLHSEYGGRISPKISAMHKFSDRFSWQGSIGAGFKSPDFRQLLLNFNNAVVGYYVYGSMLVEEGVRQLEAQGQLQQLLMDTSTFGNLDPENSWAVNTGFRWKATDDLLLSTNFFRNQISNLIETAAVARLTNGRNVYSYINLNEVITQGAEVEVNYRLGQHWRFSLGYVNLDSRDEEVIEGIERGEYFKRDSQNRTRRVERSDYGGLFNRSRHSGNVKVNYWERHTGVNVALRGIYRGKYGFGDINGNQILDDPSEYAEGIMQVHLTLNKQFDNGVMLETGVRNIADAINEYDSTNPGRTFFVRANVSLDQLFGN from the coding sequence ATGAATAAAAAGATACTACATATACTACTGTTATGCTTGATCAGCTGGGGTTCGCTGGCGGCCAAAGAACCGGTGGAAATCCAGATCCAAGACACCAAAGGCAGTCCAATAGTCCATGGTATAGTCAAGCTGGACAATGGAAAGATACTGGCTGTAGATAGCAGGGGACAGGTGGAGATTGACCTTGCAGCCTATGGGGCATCCGTGGAATTGGAGGTTTATGCGATAGGCTTCGAAAAGCAGAAAATGACGGTGGGAGAGCTGATGAGCAATCCGCGCATCATCCTTCGTGAGTCTTTGGGGGAGTTGGATGAATATGTACTTTCCGCCACGAGGACTGACCGTAGCGTGGAAGATTTACCCATGCCGGTGACGGTGCTGACAGAGGAAAAAATATGCGAAACAGGTGCCTTTCGGTTGTCGGATGTATTGGCCGAACAAACGGGACTCCAGTTGGTGGCAGACCATGGGACAGGGCTTCAGATGCAAGGGCTTGATTCGGAGTATATCTTGATTTTGTTAGATGGAGAGCCCTTGATCGGAAGAACGGCAGGGACCTTTGACCTGGACAGGATAAGCGTCAGTAACATCGACCGAATAGAAATTCTCCGTGGCCCTTCCAGCGCAATATACGGCAGTGAAGCGATGGCGGGGGTGATCAATATCATTACCAAAGTACAAACGGATGGGGTAAGTGCCAATCTTATTGCCCAATACGGATCGTTCAATTCGTTTGATTTGGGCGCCGAAGTAGGATTGAATACCAAAGGCTGGAATATCTACGGGTACTATGATCACTATAGTACCGATGGGTATGACCTGAATACCGAGTCCCTTGGCAACACCAAGGCTCCCCATGAAGCGGAGACAGCTCAAGTAAAGTTGGGAAAGGCGATAGGTGATAAATGGAAGGTCAAGATAAATGGTAGATTTTACCAAGATGAGTACAAGGATGTAGTCGGTGTGAGTTCTGGAGAGGAAACATTGGCTGCTGATATGGCGGGAGACAGTAGGGATATCAACATCAACCCATCCATTAGTTTTAAGCCTAACACTGATTGGACGTTTACCCTTCGGAACATGACCACGCTGTATGACACCCATTCCAGCACGGTCTTTACCGAGACAGGGGAAGTCGTGGATGAAGAGGACTTTAGCCAACGCTATCACCGGACAGAGGTGCAGACCGACTACCGATTGGATAAAGAGCAGTTGCTTACAGTGGGTGTAGGCCACCAGTTGGAAACGGTGGAAGCCACGCGATATGACGAAAATAATAAGTTCAATTCCGGGTACCTGTATTTGCAGCACCAATGGACACCATCAGAAAAATGGAATGTGGTGACAGGAGCAAGGGGAGACCTGCACAGTGAATATGGAGGGAGGATAAGTCCGAAAATTTCTGCCATGCACAAGTTTTCCGACCGCTTTAGCTGGCAAGGCTCCATTGGCGCAGGCTTCAAGTCGCCTGATTTCCGTCAGCTGCTCCTGAACTTCAATAATGCCGTGGTGGGCTATTACGTGTATGGTTCCATGCTTGTGGAAGAAGGTGTCCGACAATTGGAAGCCCAAGGGCAATTGCAGCAGTTGCTGATGGATACAAGTACTTTTGGTAACCTGGATCCAGAAAACAGCTGGGCGGTCAATACGGGGTTTCGGTGGAAAGCCACTGATGATCTGCTGTTAAGCACCAATTTCTTCCGAAACCAGATTTCCAATTTGATCGAAACGGCCGCTGTAGCGCGCTTGACGAACGGTAGAAATGTCTATAGTTATATAAACCTCAATGAGGTGATTACCCAAGGAGCAGAGGTGGAAGTCAATTACAGGTTGGGCCAGCATTGGAGGTTTTCCCTCGGATACGTGAACCTGGACAGTCGTGATGAAGAAGTGATCGAAGGGATCGAACGTGGGGAGTACTTCAAAAGGGACAGTCAAAACCGTACCAGAAGGGTAGAACGCTCAGATTACGGTGGATTGTTCAATCGCAGCAGGCACAGTGGAAATGTGAAAGTCAATTATTGGGAAAGGCATACTGGGGTAAATGTGGCCCTGCGCGGAATCTACCGTGGAAAATACGGTTTTGGCGATATCAACGGCAACCAGATCTTGGATGATCCTTCAGAATATGCCGAGGGGATCATGCAAGTTCACTTGACCCTGAACAAGCAGTTTGACAATGGAGTGATGCTGGAGACGGGCGTAAGGAATATCGCAGACGCTATCAATGAATATGATAGCACCAATCCTGGCCGGACTTTCTTTGTCCGTGCCAATGTCTCGCTGGACCAGTTGTTTGGGAATTAG
- a CDS encoding HmuY family protein — MKKVNFIALALLALPFLVSCTNDDDTDPEVVEELEAVLVEDLYAPNSNPGSDDGQEYDYVYYSFEKNMVVDSEDEDWAIAFKSTEIIVNGGVNGDGNVQGALLSGTVFEELEGLPDDMELSVDTEEMNAIPNDMQNGWWNYDRSTHFVTPKAAIVLVFQTNSGNSVKMEILSFFKGNPSAEEYELRDMYHYTFRYLLQPNGTKTF; from the coding sequence ATGAAAAAAGTAAACTTTATCGCGCTGGCGCTGCTGGCATTGCCTTTTTTGGTCTCCTGTACCAATGATGATGACACCGATCCTGAAGTGGTAGAAGAATTGGAGGCGGTTTTGGTCGAGGATTTGTATGCCCCCAATAGTAATCCAGGGTCTGACGATGGTCAAGAATATGATTATGTGTATTATAGTTTTGAAAAAAATATGGTGGTAGATTCTGAGGATGAAGATTGGGCCATCGCTTTCAAATCAACAGAGATAATCGTAAATGGTGGTGTTAATGGTGACGGAAACGTACAGGGAGCGTTATTGTCGGGAACTGTATTCGAGGAACTTGAAGGTTTACCTGACGATATGGAATTATCAGTAGATACGGAAGAAATGAATGCTATTCCTAATGACATGCAAAATGGTTGGTGGAATTACGATAGGAGTACCCATTTTGTGACTCCAAAAGCAGCAATTGTGCTTGTTTTTCAGACAAACTCAGGGAACTCTGTGAAAATGGAAATTTTAAGTTTCTTCAAAGGAAACCCATCCGCAGAAGAATATGAACTCAGGGATATGTACCACTATACATTCAGATACCTACTCCAGCCAAACGGAACAAAGACTTTCTAA
- a CDS encoding alpha-ketoglutarate-dependent dioxygenase AlkB family protein: MDLFSQDHLSNILPFDGTVHYYGKIFSTEQSSSYFETLFHNIQWKHDEALLYGKHYVTKRKVAWYGDEAFEYRYSGTIKQALPWTKELTILKAIVEEKSGVSFNSCLLNLYHDGDEGMAWHSDGEKMLGDDPIVTSLSFGAERKFSFKHKATKQTVSLVLENGSLLVMREGSQKYWLHRLPPTKKVTRPRISLTFRRIFR; the protein is encoded by the coding sequence ATGGATTTATTTAGTCAAGATCACCTGTCAAACATTTTGCCCTTTGATGGCACGGTGCATTATTATGGAAAAATCTTTAGCACTGAACAATCCTCTTCCTATTTTGAAACGTTATTTCATAACATCCAATGGAAGCATGATGAGGCCCTGCTGTATGGGAAGCATTATGTGACCAAACGCAAAGTGGCTTGGTATGGAGATGAGGCTTTTGAATACCGCTATTCCGGTACTATAAAACAAGCACTCCCCTGGACCAAAGAATTAACAATACTCAAAGCCATTGTGGAGGAGAAATCGGGAGTTTCATTTAATTCTTGCCTGCTAAACCTCTACCATGATGGCGACGAAGGCATGGCCTGGCACAGTGATGGTGAAAAAATGCTCGGCGATGATCCCATCGTCACCTCCCTCTCTTTTGGCGCAGAGCGCAAATTCTCCTTCAAGCACAAAGCCACCAAACAAACCGTCAGTTTGGTACTCGAAAATGGCAGCCTGCTCGTCATGCGGGAGGGTTCCCAAAAATACTGGCTACACCGTCTCCCTCCCACCAAGAAAGTCACCCGACCAAGGATCAGTCTCACTTTCCGTCGGATTTTTCGGTAG
- a CDS encoding PhoPQ-activated pathogenicity-related family protein, with translation MVGTFVLASFAQEKNKAITNFLSSPSSEFTVELVDKIKSHDQTQYELLLTSQKWKGYTWKHRLVILVPDEVMHDQAMLYIGGGRLENNLPKQRDRDDAVVKGLENLSIDNKAIVAAIFQVPNQPIFDGKVEDEIISYTLHQYQETGDETWPLLFPMVKSVQRAMDAVTAFSRDETGHTLTHFLLTGLSKRGWTTWLTASQDDRVNAIAPMVIDVLNMPVSLQYQIAMWQDYSPEIQDYVDLGIPQTASTPQGAATISMVDPYAYRDQLDMPKLVFMGTNDPYWPIDAAKNYWAEIPGDNDLVYIPNVEHGLGNGKIALQNLNAFFEYQCLQQALPQVNMDVEKSGNKHLSVSYHFNDQKPDKVLLWEASSLEDMDFRDEKWKSTTVKQNQAKVHLPKHGQKTIYLAYHFTSPGGKPYYISSPIVRCNADGVVK, from the coding sequence ATGGTTGGAACGTTTGTTTTAGCTTCCTTCGCGCAGGAAAAAAACAAAGCCATTACCAATTTTCTTTCATCTCCATCATCGGAATTTACGGTGGAGTTAGTGGATAAAATCAAATCTCATGACCAAACACAGTACGAACTGCTGCTCACTTCCCAAAAGTGGAAAGGTTATACCTGGAAACACCGTTTGGTGATCTTGGTCCCTGACGAAGTTATGCATGATCAAGCCATGCTATATATCGGTGGAGGACGATTGGAAAATAATCTCCCGAAGCAACGTGACCGTGATGATGCCGTCGTTAAGGGACTTGAAAATTTGTCAATAGATAACAAAGCCATCGTAGCAGCCATCTTCCAAGTGCCCAATCAACCCATTTTTGATGGAAAAGTAGAAGATGAAATCATCTCTTACACCCTTCACCAGTACCAAGAAACGGGAGATGAAACGTGGCCCCTGCTCTTTCCCATGGTAAAATCCGTCCAACGTGCCATGGATGCGGTTACGGCATTTTCGAGAGATGAAACCGGCCATACCCTTACTCATTTTCTATTGACAGGCTTATCCAAAAGGGGATGGACCACATGGCTGACCGCGAGTCAGGATGATCGTGTCAATGCCATCGCACCCATGGTGATCGATGTCCTGAACATGCCCGTCAGCTTACAATATCAAATAGCAATGTGGCAAGATTATAGTCCTGAAATCCAAGACTACGTGGATCTTGGCATCCCCCAGACCGCAAGCACTCCTCAAGGAGCAGCCACCATTTCCATGGTAGATCCTTATGCCTATCGTGACCAATTGGACATGCCCAAGCTCGTATTTATGGGCACTAACGACCCTTATTGGCCTATCGATGCAGCCAAGAATTATTGGGCAGAAATTCCCGGAGATAATGACTTGGTGTACATACCAAATGTGGAGCATGGATTGGGAAATGGGAAAATAGCCCTGCAAAACCTGAATGCATTTTTTGAATACCAATGCCTCCAACAAGCCCTGCCACAGGTAAACATGGATGTAGAAAAATCAGGGAATAAGCATTTGTCTGTCTCCTATCATTTCAATGACCAAAAGCCCGACAAAGTGCTGCTGTGGGAAGCTTCATCTCTAGAAGACATGGATTTCAGGGATGAAAAATGGAAATCAACGACCGTAAAGCAAAACCAGGCAAAGGTGCACCTGCCGAAACATGGGCAGAAAACCATCTACCTTGCTTATCATTTTACCAGTCCGGGTGGAAAACCTTATTACATCTCAAGCCCGATCGTCCGTTGTAATGCCGATGGTGTGGTCAAGTAA